One part of the Rutidosis leptorrhynchoides isolate AG116_Rl617_1_P2 chromosome 1, CSIRO_AGI_Rlap_v1, whole genome shotgun sequence genome encodes these proteins:
- the LOC139871537 gene encoding protein TIFY 5A-like produces MRRKFNLTLRLVPPYFDHHLNRQQQPTDEMDLFSENGKQNQNQQLTIFYDGNISVSNVTDLQARAIIKLASEEMESKWNTNTNTTPGSATSEPSSPFMLSPSLSPITELQMKRSLQRFLQKRKHRLQATSPYHQ; encoded by the exons aTGAGGAGAAAGTTTAATTTAACTCTCCGCCTTGTGCCACCGTACTTCGACCACCATCTCAACCGTCAACAACAACCCAC CGACGAAATGGATTTATTCAGTGAGAATGGAAAGCAGAACCAGAATCAGCAGCTAACGATTTTTTATGATGGGAACATTAGCGTTAGTAATGTTACTGACCTCCAG GCAAGAGCGATTATAAAACTAGCAAGTGAAGAAATGGAATCGAAAtggaatacaaatacaaatacgacTCCAGGTTCAGCAACTTCAGAGCCATCTTCGCCATTCATGCTTTCACCATCTCTATCTCCGATCACTGAACTTCAGATGAAGAGATCTCTACAGAGGTTTCTTCAAAAGAGAAAACACAGGCTTCAAGCAACGTCTCCATACCATCAATAG
- the LOC139871546 gene encoding cell division cycle protein 27 homolog B-like: MEGVLIDCVQNSLKHLLYRNAIFMCERLCSEFPSEANLQLLATCYLQSNQAYSAYHILKGTQMPLSRYLFALSCFQMDLLNEAEMALCPSNEPNAEVPNGAAGHYLLGLIYRCTNKLKSAADHFNQALSVDPLLWAAYEELCKLGAAGEAISVFGDSAFVCIQKQYTSHDVGPMLQASTDDHNLVPGRQVAENVSPRQLRHLHGNNAKDNSLNHNNGSVFSANQANNNGVHANLSFYTTPSPMATQLSGVGPPPLICRNMLPNGPSSISTSADASPRSTVKTTIQAPRRKFVDEGKLRKISGRLFSDSGPRRSTRLAGEMGSVTNSTSNNVTVNGTNNSSKYPTSKLGSAAYRSVTVRKGPSLSTENLHESQNRSELDDVRSNTTTTSGSSPSPDTRSCERDGSMMPMVRAPLSVSKVATGASEVLSLLKILGEGYRLSCLYRCKEALDVFLQLPYKHYNTGWVLSQVGKAHFELVDYLEAERAFCNARLATPYSLEGMDIYSTVLYHLKEDMRLSYLAQELISTDRLAPQSWCAIGNCYSLQKDHETALKNFQRAVQLNSRFAYAHTLCGHEYVALEDFENGIRSYQNALQIDERHYNAWYGLAMIYLRQEKYQFSEHHFRRALQINPRSSVIMCYLGTSLHALKRNEEALAMMEKAIIADKMNPLPMYQKANILVSLEDFDGALQVLEDLKEFAPRESSVYALMGKIYKRRSMYDKAMLHFGLALDLKPSATDVATIKAAIEKLIVPDELDDSS; encoded by the exons ATGGAGGGTGTGTTGATTGACTGTGTACAGAACAGTCTGAAGCATCTATTATATCGCAATGCTATTTTCATGTGTGAGCGCCTCTGCTCTGAGTTTCCTTCCGAG GCAAACTTGCAATTGTTAGCCACATGTTACTTACAAAGCAATCAAGCTTACTCGGCTTACCATATCTTGAAAG GAACACAAATGCCTCTGTCCAGATACTTGTTTGCATTATCATGCTTTCAGATGGATCTCTTGAATGAAGCTGAAATGGCATTATGTCCATCTAATGAGCCTAATGCTGAG GTTCCAAATGGTGCGGCCGGTCATTATCTTTTAGGGCTTATATACAG ATGCACAAATAAATTGAAAAGTGCTGCTGATCATTTTAACCAAGCATTATCAGTAGATCCTCTGTTATGGGCTGCGTATGAAGAGTTGTGCAAATTAG GAGCTGCTGGAGAAGCAATATCAGTGTTTGGGGATTCAGCTTTTGTATGCATTCAAAAGCAGTACACGAGTCATGATGTGGGTCCCATGCTGCAGGCATCCACTGACGATCATAATCTAGTTCCCGGGAGACAAGTAGCCGAAAACGTTAGCCCAAGACAACTAAGACATTTGCATGGCAATAATGCTAAGGATAATTCCTTAAATCATAATAATGGTTCAGTTTTTTCTGCTAACCAAGCCAATAATAACGGTGTTCACGCTAACCTATCATTTTATACTACCCCTTCCCCAATGGCTACCCAG CTGTCAGGTGTGGGCCCGCCGCCACTCATCTGTAGAAATATGCTCCCAAATGGTCCAAGCTCGATTTCTACAAGTGCTGATGCATCCCCAAGATCGACTGTGAAAACTACCATTCAAGCTCCTCGCAGAAAGTTTGTAGATGAGGGGAAGCTAAGAAAG ATATCAGGAAGATTGTTCTCTGATTCTGGTCCTAGAAGAAGCACCAGACTTGCAGGAGAAATGGGTTCTGTTACAAATTCAACTAGTAACAATGTAACTGTAAACGGAACAAATAACTCTTCTAAATATCCTACATCCAAGTTAGGCTCTGCAGCATATCGTTCGGTTACAGTTAGAAAAGGACCATCTCTGTCAACTGAAAATCTTCATGAAAGTCAAAATCGATCTGAGCTTGATGACGTTCGGTCAAATACTACAACTACTTCTGGTTCATCCCCGTCTCCTGATACTAGATCTTGTGAACGTGATGGTTCAATGATGCCAATGGTTCGGGCTCCCTTGAGTGTATCCAAAGTTGCTACTGGTGCTTCAGAAGTTTTATCCCTTTTAAAAATTCTGGGCGAAGGTTACAGACTTTCTTGCCTTTACCGGTGTAAG GAAGCACTTGATGTATTTCTGCAGCTTCCATATAAGCATTATAACACAGGCTGGGTACTCTCCCAG GTTGGAAAAGCGCATTTTGAATTAGTTGACTACTTAGAAGCTGAACGTGCCTTTTGCAATGCTCGGTTGGCTACTCCTTATAGCTTAGAAGGAATGGATATATATTCTACTGTTTTATAT CACTTAAAGGAGGATATGAGATTGAGCTACTTGGCACAGGAGCTCATATCAACGGACCGATTAGCCCCTCAGTCATG GTGTGCTATTGGAAATTGCTATAGCTTGCAGAAAGACCATGAAACTGCTCTCAAGAACTTTCAACGAGCTGTGCAGCTAAATTCAAGATTCGCCTACGCGCACACCCTTTGTGGTCATGA ATATGTGGCATTGGAGGATTTCGAGAATGGAATACGGAGTTACCAAAACGCCCTTCAGATTGATGAAAGACATTATAACGCTTGGTATGGACTTGCAATGATATATCTTCGCCAGGAGAAATACCAGTTCTCAGAGCATCACTTTCGAAGAGCTTTACAAATAAACCCTCGATCTTCTGTCATAATGTGTTATCTTGGCACCTCATTGCATGCATTGAAG AGAAATGAAGAAGCTTTAGCGATGATGGAGAAGGCTATAATAGCTGATAAGATGAACCCTCTTCCGATGTATCAAAAGGCTAACATTCTTGTAAGTTTAGAGGATTTTGATGGTGCGTTACAAGTTCTAGAAGATCTTAAAGAATTTGCTCCTCGTGAAAGTAGTGTGTATGCGTTAATGGGAAAGATATACAAACGTCGCTCAATGTATGACAAGGCCATGCTTCATTTTGGTCTAGCTTTGGATTTAAAGCCTTCTGCAACCGATGTTGCTACTATAAAG GCGGCCATTGAGAAATTAATTGTACCTGATGAATTGGATGATAGCTCATAG